The sequence below is a genomic window from Brevibacillus laterosporus.
AACGCCAAGTACAGGCAATTGTTCGTGAAATTCGTGATCAAGTACACAAAAATGGGTATATCATCCGTGGCATTGAAGGGGAAGACCAAGGACGTTGGGTATTGGTTGATTGTGGCGACGTAGTTGTTCACGTATTCCATAAAGAAGAGCGCGATTTCTACAACTTGGAAAAACTATGGTCTGATGCACCTCGCGTCACTGTAGAAGTGTAGGAAAAAGGCTATGTCATATACGCATTTAGCTTCAGTCTATGATGCGTTGATGGCGGATACGCCTTATCAGGACTGGCTGGATTGGGCGGAGGACTATTGGCAGATGCACGGTAAGCCACAAACGATCCTTGATCTGGGGTGTGGCACGGGCAGTATCGCCATCCCTCTGGCCCAAAAAGGCTATCAGGTAACAGGTGTTGACTTGTCGCCAGAGATGCTTGCGATTGCCTATGAAAAAATGAAAACAGCGCACGTTGATGTGACGTGGCTCGAACAGGATATGACAGAACTCTCTGTTAGCCCGATCGATTCCGTCATCTCTTTTTGTGATTGCCTTAGTTATGTCACGGAAAAAGAAGATGTGCAAGCCACGTTTCAGCGTGTTTACCAGCATTTGAAACCGGGTGGAACTTTCCTATTTGATGTACATAGCCCTTTTAAGATTCTCCAGTTTTTTGGAAACCACACATTTGGGCATGTAGATGAGGAGATTAACTACATCTGGCAATGCTATACGGATGAAGAACGATTGGAAGTGGAGCATGAGCTTACTTTCTTTATTCGTTTGGAAAATGGATGCTATCAAAAACGGGAAGAAACACAATACCAACGGGCCTATCAGCCGATGGAGATCATTTTATGGTTACGAGAAGCTGGATTTGAAGAGATTAAGCTTACCGCTGACTTTGTGAATCTACCCCCTGTTGCTGAAAGCGAGCGTCTGTTTTTCTCAGCCAAACGTTCTCGTGATTGACATGTTCCCGTAAAAACGACTATAATCGACTCATATATGAACAAAGCGATAATGAGGCCTAGTACAAAAGCTAGATCCGGTATAAAGAGAGTTGACGGTAGGTGCGAGTCAACCCGATTCTTTTGGAACTCCCCTCATTGCTTTTTTGCTGAAGACTTCTGTTGTGTAAGCAAAAGCGTCTGTCCACGTTACGGAAAAAGGAAGGGAGTAAGGCTACTAGGCGGCGTTTTATAGCGTTAAACAGTTGCTTTGCTAACTAGGGTGGTACCGCGAGAAGAA
It includes:
- the rsfS gene encoding ribosome silencing factor; the protein is MIQLDNQLLQLAYKACEDKKAENIVVLDIHTISVMADRFIICHGNNERQVQAIVREIRDQVHKNGYIIRGIEGEDQGRWVLVDCGDVVVHVFHKEERDFYNLEKLWSDAPRVTVEV
- a CDS encoding class I SAM-dependent methyltransferase, with amino-acid sequence MSYTHLASVYDALMADTPYQDWLDWAEDYWQMHGKPQTILDLGCGTGSIAIPLAQKGYQVTGVDLSPEMLAIAYEKMKTAHVDVTWLEQDMTELSVSPIDSVISFCDCLSYVTEKEDVQATFQRVYQHLKPGGTFLFDVHSPFKILQFFGNHTFGHVDEEINYIWQCYTDEERLEVEHELTFFIRLENGCYQKREETQYQRAYQPMEIILWLREAGFEEIKLTADFVNLPPVAESERLFFSAKRSRD